The Carnobacterium sp. 17-4 genome has a window encoding:
- a CDS encoding helix-turn-helix domain-containing protein, with protein MSGINIPIGSTLKKIRENKGYTQKEISDHTMARSTYTKFENDDITPTLSKYLAILDHMDMSHEEFIYLLNDFELGQKETILYLFKQLDKNPTLELVYEIIEKGETLVQERYDQLILDILNACRGYAVLFEEQNLTKAKDYAQEVWKRMETLDKWYLAELHILNSILYLFDSDTAALLTERALETLTQYQHLEEVRNLKVSFLLHLTNLLMMDQKYEQSLFYIKQMETESARMDYAVMLATALVRKEVCMEKIGDKSEPGLIDRAVRIFDSLNKQNLKELVLKDPENFLNLYSNYPFNEVQSELSTSC; from the coding sequence ATGTCTGGCATAAATATTCCCATTGGTTCCACATTAAAGAAAATTAGAGAAAATAAAGGCTATACACAAAAGGAAATTTCAGATCATACAATGGCTCGTTCAACGTATACAAAATTTGAGAATGATGATATTACTCCTACCCTTTCCAAATATCTCGCTATTTTAGACCATATGGATATGTCTCATGAGGAATTCATCTACCTTTTAAATGATTTTGAATTAGGACAGAAGGAAACGATCCTTTATTTATTTAAACAATTAGATAAAAATCCAACACTTGAATTAGTTTATGAGATCATTGAAAAAGGCGAAACATTAGTGCAGGAACGCTATGATCAATTGATCCTAGATATATTAAATGCTTGTCGTGGATATGCGGTGTTATTTGAGGAACAAAATTTAACTAAAGCTAAAGATTATGCTCAAGAAGTTTGGAAGCGAATGGAAACATTGGATAAATGGTACTTAGCTGAACTACACATTCTTAATAGCATTTTGTATTTATTTGACAGTGATACTGCTGCTCTACTTACAGAAAGAGCACTTGAAACTTTAACTCAATACCAACATCTTGAAGAAGTGAGGAATTTAAAAGTCAGTTTCTTACTGCATTTAACCAATCTTCTGATGATGGACCAAAAATACGAACAATCCTTATTTTATATCAAGCAAATGGAAACTGAAAGTGCTCGGATGGATTATGCGGTTATGCTTGCGACTGCTTTGGTTCGCAAAGAAGTCTGTATGGAAAAAATTGGTGATAAATCTGAACCTGGACTCATTGACCGAGCCGTTCGCATTTTTGATAGCTTGAATAAGCAAAACTTAAAAGAGTTAGTGTTAAAAGATCCAGAAAACTTTTTGAATCTTTATTCAAATTATCCTTTCAATGAAGTACAAAGCGAACTTTCAACTTCATGCTAA
- a CDS encoding NAD(P)-dependent malic enzyme, producing MDNKKEALAKHYEWNGKFEINSRVPLNTREDLALAYTPGVAEACLAIEENPDKAYELTRKNNLVAVITNGTAVLGLGSIGPTASMPVMEGKCVLFKSFADIDAFPIAIQSKDVDTIVQTIEQIGNSFGGINLEDIAAPECFEVERRLKASLDIPVFHDDQHGTAIVVAAGLINALKLVDKSFETIKVVVNGAGSAGIAVAKHLLNFGVRNLILTDKHGILANDTPNLNNEQQHMTNVTNLTNQHGNLSHALQDADVFIGVSAAHILKPEMIQNMKSDPIIFAMANPVPEIMPDLAIEAGVAVIGTGRSDFPNQVNNVLAFPGIFKGALSVRASDINEAMKVAASHAIASLIAADELRVDYVIPDALDPRVCPAVTKAVKEAAIKTRVNRI from the coding sequence ATGGATAATAAAAAAGAAGCCTTAGCGAAACATTATGAATGGAATGGAAAATTTGAAATCAATAGCCGGGTACCGTTAAATACTCGTGAAGATCTAGCACTTGCCTATACTCCAGGCGTAGCGGAAGCATGCTTAGCCATTGAAGAAAATCCAGATAAAGCTTATGAACTAACACGTAAAAACAATCTGGTTGCTGTCATTACAAATGGAACTGCAGTACTTGGTTTAGGTTCTATCGGCCCCACAGCTTCTATGCCAGTAATGGAAGGCAAATGCGTGTTGTTTAAATCTTTTGCAGATATTGATGCCTTTCCAATTGCTATACAATCAAAAGATGTGGACACCATTGTTCAAACCATCGAGCAGATTGGGAACAGTTTTGGCGGGATCAATCTTGAAGATATCGCAGCTCCTGAATGTTTTGAAGTTGAGCGCCGCTTGAAGGCTTCACTGGATATTCCCGTTTTTCATGATGACCAACACGGTACCGCTATCGTCGTTGCAGCCGGATTGATCAATGCTTTAAAATTAGTTGATAAATCTTTCGAAACGATTAAAGTTGTTGTCAATGGAGCAGGATCAGCCGGGATTGCTGTCGCAAAACACCTATTAAACTTCGGTGTTCGCAATTTAATTTTAACCGATAAACATGGTATTTTAGCAAATGATACTCCTAACTTAAACAATGAACAGCAACACATGACCAACGTTACCAATTTGACGAACCAGCATGGTAACTTGAGCCATGCGTTACAAGACGCGGATGTTTTTATAGGTGTCTCAGCCGCACATATCTTAAAACCAGAAATGATTCAGAACATGAAGTCAGATCCGATTATTTTTGCCATGGCAAACCCTGTACCAGAAATCATGCCTGACTTGGCAATTGAAGCTGGTGTTGCTGTTATAGGAACCGGTCGCAGTGATTTTCCTAACCAAGTTAATAATGTCTTAGCTTTTCCTGGAATCTTTAAAGGCGCACTTAGCGTTCGAGCTTCCGATATCAACGAGGCTATGAAAGTAGCTGCCTCCCATGCGATTGCTTCCCTTATTGCCGCTGATGAATTAAGAGTAGATTACGTCATTCCTGATGCTTTAGACCCACGAGTCTGTCCTGCCGTTACTAAAGCCGTTAAAGAAGCTGCTATTAAGACAAGAGTTAATCGAATTTAG
- a CDS encoding Ldh family oxidoreductase, which yields MVSFVEWDFLTEFVEKAFMAYGVPEADAKICADVLLQSDKKGIESHGVNRFKPIYVDRIKDGIQNPITEFEIVRETPTTAVVDGHDGMGQVIAHRSMQMAIDKAKQYGMGMVAVRNSTHFGIAGYYTDMAANAGCIGMTGTNARPSIAPTFSVQNKLGTNPLTVSFPTDEEFPFSLDCATSIIQRGKIELYEREGKDTPAGTVIGHDGSAMTDSPTILKALQSGEAALAPLGGIGENLSGYKGYGYATIVEVLSSALQQGNFLSLLSGIGEHGEKIKFHLGHFFIAIDTEAFMGLDSFKKIAGDIMRELRAAEKAPGAERIYTAGEKEYLIWQERKKTGLPVSEPVQKELIAIRDDAGLTDYRFPFEQ from the coding sequence ATGGTAAGTTTTGTAGAATGGGATTTTTTGACTGAGTTTGTTGAAAAAGCTTTTATGGCTTATGGGGTACCAGAAGCCGATGCGAAAATTTGTGCCGATGTTCTACTGCAGTCTGATAAAAAAGGAATTGAAAGTCATGGGGTCAATCGCTTTAAACCAATTTATGTCGATCGAATCAAGGATGGTATCCAAAATCCAATCACTGAATTCGAAATTGTACGAGAAACCCCTACGACTGCTGTAGTTGATGGTCATGATGGTATGGGACAAGTGATTGCTCACCGTTCGATGCAAATGGCAATTGATAAAGCTAAACAATATGGTATGGGTATGGTTGCTGTAAGAAACTCGACACATTTTGGCATTGCCGGTTATTATACTGATATGGCGGCAAACGCTGGTTGTATCGGCATGACAGGAACAAATGCCCGCCCTTCTATTGCCCCAACATTTAGTGTACAAAATAAATTGGGTACGAATCCCTTGACTGTAAGCTTTCCAACAGATGAGGAATTTCCATTCTCACTAGACTGCGCCACTTCTATTATTCAACGAGGAAAAATTGAACTTTATGAACGTGAAGGCAAAGATACTCCAGCTGGAACCGTGATTGGACATGATGGATCTGCAATGACCGATTCGCCTACTATTTTGAAGGCTCTTCAATCTGGAGAAGCTGCTCTTGCTCCATTGGGAGGCATTGGAGAAAATCTTTCTGGTTATAAAGGATACGGTTATGCCACCATCGTTGAAGTCCTTTCTTCTGCTTTACAACAAGGGAATTTCTTAAGCTTATTATCTGGCATTGGAGAACACGGAGAAAAAATAAAATTTCATTTAGGTCACTTCTTCATTGCCATTGATACTGAAGCATTTATGGGACTAGACAGTTTCAAAAAAATAGCCGGTGATATCATGCGTGAATTACGAGCTGCAGAAAAAGCTCCTGGTGCGGAACGAATCTATACCGCTGGTGAAAAAGAATATTTGATCTGGCAAGAGCGCAAAAAAACAGGTTTACCTGTTAGCGAACCGGTTCAAAAAGAACTGATTGCGATTCGCGATGACGCTGGATTAACAGATTACCGCTTCCCATTTGAGCAGTAA
- a CDS encoding RNA polymerase sigma factor, whose translation MIRKLSEEMEKAFFDQHSGIVHGVLKKLGVSRNHSDYDDFVQQGLLKLVEAYEMFPKDLEQEEYLYQFTGFAYTKVRWKMLDLLRKQQRKWESEMPWPEDLVKQQPDTQLPFEQVYQEMDLLKEMLPLLTKNEQAYLLDTVVTRLSVTEIAKKQGVSRKTVYQWKKRVAEKLAHFLLILKD comes from the coding sequence ATGATAAGGAAACTAAGTGAAGAAATGGAAAAAGCATTTTTTGATCAGCATTCAGGAATCGTCCATGGGGTATTGAAGAAATTAGGTGTGAGCCGCAATCATTCAGACTACGATGATTTTGTGCAACAAGGCTTGCTGAAATTGGTAGAAGCATACGAAATGTTTCCGAAAGACTTAGAGCAGGAAGAATATCTGTATCAATTTACTGGTTTTGCATACACTAAGGTTCGTTGGAAAATGTTGGACTTGTTAAGGAAACAACAACGAAAATGGGAAAGTGAAATGCCTTGGCCAGAAGACTTGGTTAAACAGCAGCCAGACACTCAATTGCCCTTTGAACAAGTGTATCAAGAGATGGATTTATTGAAAGAAATGTTACCATTGCTGACTAAAAATGAACAAGCTTATTTATTAGACACAGTAGTCACTCGTTTATCGGTTACGGAAATTGCTAAAAAGCAAGGAGTTAGTCGGAAAACAGTCTATCAATGGAAAAAGAGAGTAGCTGAAAAGTTAGCGCATTTTTTGCTTATCTTAAAAGACTAA
- a CDS encoding gamma-glutamylcyclotransferase family protein, which produces MQLESILPVFVYGSLRAGEFNYKRYLDGNVLSSTPNRARIKGSLYDMPYKGYPALLVEKFNTEWVYGEVFELLDFESTLSNLDVLEGYIGVDHPDNEYERREVMVEVWQEQSKTFVAKKALVYLYRMENDSLFYKQTELMKDGIWRPREFRESLS; this is translated from the coding sequence ATGCAGCTTGAAAGTATCCTTCCAGTTTTTGTTTATGGTAGTTTAAGAGCTGGTGAATTTAATTATAAACGTTATCTAGATGGTAATGTACTCAGTTCCACACCGAACCGTGCTCGTATAAAAGGTAGTCTTTATGATATGCCTTATAAAGGATATCCTGCTCTTTTGGTTGAAAAATTCAATACAGAATGGGTATATGGAGAAGTTTTTGAATTATTGGACTTTGAATCAACATTATCAAATCTAGATGTATTAGAAGGTTACATTGGAGTAGATCATCCGGATAACGAATACGAACGCAGAGAAGTGATGGTTGAAGTATGGCAAGAACAGTCTAAAACATTTGTAGCGAAAAAGGCTCTTGTTTATCTGTATCGAATGGAAAACGACTCATTATTTTATAAACAAACGGAATTAATGAAAGATGGTATTTGGAGACCGAGAGAATTTAGAGAAAGCTTAAGTTAA
- a CDS encoding iron-containing alcohol dehydrogenase family protein: MSLIARTGPQEYECRVGVLNSLTEKLSVRGITKVLIIHGTDSWDKAKNYLTQLMDSEITLEFALFNGECTHEEVDRIVGIIGQTQVEAVIGVGGGKLMDAVKYAAAKSPGVESVLIPTLASNCAPWTPLSVMYTTEGVCLGFVIHTKQVNTLVIEPNLLLDAPVDYFVAGIADTLAKWYESDLVLSRPEYQTNALLLLSRAAASNCRDSIVNYGLQAVTDIQNQTLTPAFIQVSETIIAVSGLVGGLGDGYSRSTVAHAVHDKLTAFPETHTFLHGEKVGYGIMVQLAIEENWAEIDRLSAFYESLNLPKTLADLNLSYLTDEQLAEVAAKVAGDAILLQSQYKVSKEVIQHGIRSLENYLVTTV; the protein is encoded by the coding sequence ATGTCATTAATTGCCAGAACAGGTCCACAAGAATATGAATGCAGAGTAGGGGTATTGAATTCTTTAACCGAAAAGTTGAGTGTACGAGGCATCACGAAAGTCCTGATCATTCATGGAACAGATTCGTGGGATAAAGCGAAAAATTATTTAACTCAGCTGATGGATAGTGAAATTACATTGGAATTTGCACTATTTAACGGTGAATGTACCCATGAAGAAGTTGACCGTATTGTGGGAATCATAGGTCAAACACAAGTGGAGGCGGTCATTGGGGTAGGTGGCGGAAAACTGATGGATGCTGTCAAATATGCCGCAGCTAAATCCCCTGGGGTTGAATCGGTTCTCATTCCAACACTAGCTAGCAATTGTGCTCCCTGGACTCCTCTAAGTGTAATGTATACTACTGAAGGTGTGTGTCTAGGTTTTGTTATCCATACGAAACAAGTAAATACATTAGTTATTGAGCCCAACCTATTGTTGGATGCACCGGTCGATTACTTTGTAGCAGGAATTGCCGATACACTGGCTAAATGGTATGAATCGGATCTTGTCTTATCCAGACCAGAATACCAAACGAATGCTTTGCTTCTATTGTCTCGTGCAGCAGCTTCGAATTGCCGAGACAGCATTGTCAACTATGGTTTGCAAGCTGTGACCGATATCCAAAATCAAACACTGACTCCCGCTTTTATTCAAGTGAGTGAGACCATCATCGCAGTCAGCGGATTGGTAGGTGGTTTAGGAGATGGGTATTCACGTTCAACAGTTGCACATGCGGTTCATGATAAACTGACGGCTTTTCCAGAAACACACACATTTCTACATGGAGAAAAAGTCGGTTATGGCATAATGGTTCAACTTGCGATTGAGGAAAACTGGGCAGAAATTGATCGACTGTCTGCTTTTTATGAATCGTTGAATCTTCCAAAAACTTTAGCTGATTTAAATTTGAGTTATTTGACTGATGAACAGTTGGCTGAAGTTGCCGCTAAAGTAGCAGGCGATGCTATTCTTTTGCAATCTCAATACAAAGTATCCAAAGAAGTGATCCAACACGGTATACGTTCACTAGAAAATTACTTAGTAACAACCGTATAG
- a CDS encoding VOC family protein codes for MQKIVTHLWYDKEALEAAEFYTNLFDHSSIDSVVTLNDTPSGSADSIVFTLADQTFMSISAGPTFKLNPSVSLQVVCKTLAEVDHLWKQLSKGGSVLMPLDAYPFSEKYGWTEDKYGLSWQIMYLPDQMISQKITPTMLFTDEQYGKAKEAMEFYTSVFANAVIDGLSYYGEDDEQGQGGKVMHGTFNLEGQNFVAMDSAMTPGFKFSEAISFLVNCDTQEEIDYFWEKLSFVPEAEQCGWLKDKFGFSWQISPTIMNDMMNTKDRVQLDRVTQAFLPMKKMNIAELKKAYEGY; via the coding sequence ATGCAAAAAATTGTTACGCATCTTTGGTATGATAAAGAGGCTCTTGAAGCAGCAGAATTTTACACAAACTTATTTGATCATTCTTCTATTGACAGTGTGGTAACTCTTAATGACACTCCTTCTGGATCTGCAGACAGTATTGTATTCACTCTGGCTGACCAAACTTTTATGTCTATTTCAGCTGGTCCAACATTTAAGTTGAATCCATCTGTTTCTTTACAAGTCGTTTGTAAAACTTTAGCGGAAGTAGATCATTTATGGAAACAATTATCCAAGGGTGGTTCCGTACTGATGCCACTTGATGCTTATCCATTTAGTGAAAAATATGGGTGGACAGAAGATAAGTATGGTCTTTCTTGGCAAATTATGTATTTACCCGATCAAATGATTTCACAAAAAATCACTCCAACTATGTTATTTACAGATGAACAGTATGGCAAAGCAAAAGAGGCAATGGAATTTTATACTTCAGTATTTGCTAATGCTGTCATTGACGGGTTGAGTTATTATGGTGAGGATGATGAGCAAGGTCAGGGTGGAAAGGTAATGCATGGAACGTTTAATCTAGAAGGGCAAAATTTTGTAGCGATGGATAGTGCTATGACACCTGGATTTAAGTTTTCTGAAGCCATCTCTTTTCTAGTAAATTGCGATACACAAGAAGAAATTGATTACTTTTGGGAAAAGCTATCTTTTGTGCCTGAAGCTGAGCAATGTGGCTGGTTGAAAGATAAGTTCGGATTCTCATGGCAAATTTCGCCTACGATCATGAATGACATGATGAATACAAAAGACCGTGTACAATTGGATCGTGTGACACAAGCCTTTCTTCCAATGAAAAAAATGAATATTGCCGAATTGAAAAAAGCCTATGAAGGGTATTAA
- a CDS encoding ABC transporter ATP-binding protein has protein sequence MGAIIEVNNFSKSYGSFRAVDNISFEVERGSTFAFLGTNGAGKSTTINTLCTMIEKTSGTLLIDGKDVSSQKNAVRKSIGIVFQESTLDQKMTISENLALHCILYGVPKDEIDERIHNLLTLIDLSDSRDQLVSQLSGGMKRRVEIARALLHDPKVLFLDEPTTGLDPHTRNRIWEYLLRLQKERDLTIFLTTHYIDEAEVCDKIAIMDHAQIMVHASPQYLKETHTQSRASLKVKNLEKAQRLLLQENMKYILEDSYFFIEIENLPKFLKFISLLQEDILDIEILKGNLNDVFLNITGKEIREGGNAT, from the coding sequence ATGGGAGCTATTATAGAAGTTAACAATTTCTCAAAGTCCTACGGCAGTTTTCGTGCAGTAGATAATATTTCATTTGAAGTCGAAAGAGGCAGCACATTCGCTTTTTTAGGAACAAATGGGGCAGGTAAAAGCACAACCATCAATACTCTTTGTACTATGATTGAAAAAACTTCGGGTACGTTATTGATAGATGGAAAGGATGTTTCTTCTCAAAAAAATGCCGTTCGTAAATCTATTGGAATCGTTTTTCAGGAATCCACACTTGATCAAAAAATGACTATATCGGAGAATCTAGCATTGCATTGTATCCTTTATGGGGTACCAAAAGATGAAATAGATGAGCGTATCCATAACCTATTAACCCTAATTGATTTGTCCGATAGTCGGGATCAATTAGTTTCACAGCTATCAGGCGGTATGAAACGCCGTGTGGAAATCGCTCGTGCTCTTTTACATGATCCAAAAGTTCTTTTTTTAGATGAACCGACCACCGGGTTGGACCCGCATACAAGAAATCGAATTTGGGAATACCTTCTTCGTCTCCAAAAAGAACGAGATTTAACGATTTTTCTAACAACTCATTATATTGATGAAGCTGAGGTTTGTGACAAGATAGCTATTATGGACCATGCACAAATTATGGTCCACGCTAGTCCTCAATACCTAAAAGAGACTCATACTCAGTCCAGAGCTAGTTTGAAAGTAAAAAATTTAGAAAAGGCTCAGCGTTTATTGCTTCAAGAAAATATGAAGTATATATTAGAAGACTCCTATTTTTTTATAGAAATAGAAAATCTACCAAAATTCTTAAAATTTATCAGTCTCCTTCAAGAAGATATTTTAGACATTGAAATTTTAAAAGGAAATTTAAATGATGTTTTCTTGAACATTACAGGTAAAGAGATCCGGGAAGGTGGGAATGCAACATGA
- a CDS encoding MetQ/NlpA family ABC transporter substrate-binding protein, with protein sequence MKLKAGLLTTVAIGAILAGCGGNKADSAEEGLLSDGVLTVGVTAGPHEDIVNEVKKLAAEDGLEIKVISFSDFVQPNTALVEGELDINSFQTGTFLDTVVEESGYDLAKIEPTISIPMGIYSEVYDDVSEIKEGDTIGIPNSPTQEGRALQLFEEAGLITLPEGSGQEVTSSDIVENSLNLDFITSEAAQLPAQLQDLGAAGINSNFALDAGLNPKESGIFMENIDNLEQANYIVSRTEDKDDEAIAQFVAYYQTDEIKQFIEEEFKGALVPAW encoded by the coding sequence ATGAAATTAAAAGCGGGATTATTAACAACAGTAGCTATTGGAGCTATTTTAGCGGGATGCGGTGGAAATAAGGCTGATTCAGCAGAAGAAGGATTGTTGAGTGATGGCGTATTAACTGTTGGCGTAACAGCTGGCCCACATGAAGATATCGTAAATGAAGTCAAAAAATTGGCAGCAGAAGATGGACTTGAAATTAAGGTCATTTCATTCTCGGACTTTGTTCAACCTAATACAGCTCTAGTGGAAGGCGAATTAGATATCAACTCTTTTCAAACAGGTACCTTTCTAGATACAGTTGTAGAAGAAAGTGGATATGATTTGGCAAAAATAGAACCAACGATTTCTATTCCAATGGGGATTTACTCAGAAGTTTATGATGATGTAAGTGAAATTAAAGAAGGGGATACGATTGGAATCCCGAATTCGCCGACTCAAGAAGGGCGTGCACTGCAATTATTTGAAGAAGCTGGGTTGATTACTTTACCAGAAGGCTCTGGACAAGAAGTCACCAGTAGCGATATCGTAGAAAATTCATTGAACTTAGATTTTATTACATCTGAGGCCGCGCAGTTGCCAGCTCAATTGCAAGATTTGGGTGCTGCAGGTATCAATTCAAATTTCGCTTTAGATGCTGGACTAAATCCAAAAGAATCCGGAATATTTATGGAGAATATCGATAACTTAGAACAAGCCAATTACATTGTTTCCCGTACAGAGGATAAAGATGACGAAGCCATTGCACAATTTGTTGCCTATTATCAAACAGACGAAATCAAGCAGTTTATTGAAGAGGAGTTTAAAGGAGCTCTTGTTCCAGCGTGGTAA
- a CDS encoding dihydrofolate reductase family protein, protein MNRQFYKNIGGFVKGEDRMRRIIMNLAMSLDGFIANEDGSFEWIKGYEDNTLNTDNQYNYETLLEDIDIVVMGKRCYEQDMHLEFTSKTVYVATHSTITDYDNIKFCGEDIIEVIKEEQLKPGKDIMLFGGGKLINTFLQAECIDEYIIGLIPVILGAGRPLFYGGYPPIELKLEEYMVDKGIVILRYVNR, encoded by the coding sequence ATGAACCGCCAATTTTATAAAAATATTGGCGGTTTTGTTAAAGGAGAAGATAGGATGAGACGGATTATTATGAACTTAGCAATGAGTTTAGATGGATTTATCGCCAATGAAGATGGCAGCTTTGAATGGATTAAAGGATATGAGGATAATACATTAAATACAGACAATCAATACAATTATGAAACGTTGTTAGAAGATATTGATATTGTAGTAATGGGGAAAAGGTGTTATGAGCAAGATATGCACCTGGAATTCACATCTAAAACTGTTTATGTAGCTACCCATTCGACAATAACTGATTATGATAACATTAAGTTTTGTGGCGAAGACATCATTGAGGTCATCAAAGAAGAGCAACTAAAGCCCGGTAAAGACATTATGCTATTTGGTGGCGGCAAGCTCATCAATACCTTTTTACAAGCAGAATGTATTGATGAGTATATTATTGGGCTGATCCCAGTTATTCTAGGAGCAGGCCGTCCGTTGTTTTATGGCGGGTATCCACCAATTGAGTTAAAGCTGGAAGAATACATGGTGGATAAAGGGATCGTCATTTTAAGGTATGTAAACAGATAA
- a CDS encoding ABC transporter permease: MNVIYSLFIRNLRDYTRDNIRLLVITLTPFGFIYVLSSIFKNQFASYSLSYLIAGVSIATVFNTSLNVASAVIDDIGSGFLKEILVSPISRLQVILGYILTGSTIATVQGFLIYLISMFTYLGFEKWHTMILVFFSMVMVSLVYSTLGILLAVTVKNFQTYQVVEQTVVIPLIFLSGAYLPISIFPSFLQYISYLNPMSYTTMFFRGIVLEETMTNAEMVNLGIALDINGFILTPLMSGLIVFLYGVLFMILAIRSFQKANFTSPQLSRKKRN; this comes from the coding sequence ATGAATGTTATTTACTCCTTGTTTATTCGGAATTTACGAGATTATACGCGAGACAATATTCGTCTTTTGGTCATTACCCTCACTCCTTTTGGATTTATCTATGTCTTGTCATCGATATTCAAAAACCAATTTGCCTCTTACTCTTTAAGCTATTTGATTGCAGGTGTTTCTATTGCTACAGTATTCAATACTTCTTTGAATGTCGCATCTGCTGTCATTGATGACATCGGTTCTGGATTTTTAAAAGAAATTTTAGTGAGCCCAATCAGTCGGTTACAAGTCATATTGGGATACATATTAACTGGATCCACTATAGCCACTGTTCAAGGTTTTCTTATCTATTTGATTAGTATGTTTACATATCTTGGCTTTGAAAAATGGCATACTATGATCTTAGTTTTCTTTTCAATGGTGATGGTCAGCCTCGTCTACTCAACCCTAGGCATTTTACTTGCGGTAACAGTCAAAAATTTCCAAACCTACCAAGTAGTCGAACAAACAGTCGTTATTCCATTAATTTTCTTATCTGGTGCTTATCTTCCAATCTCTATATTTCCATCATTTCTTCAATATATCAGTTACTTGAATCCAATGAGTTATACAACTATGTTTTTTCGTGGCATCGTTCTAGAAGAAACGATGACTAATGCCGAAATGGTTAACCTTGGTATCGCACTTGATATAAACGGCTTTATCCTCACACCTTTAATGAGCGGGTTAATTGTCTTTCTTTATGGTGTATTATTCATGATACTTGCAATCCGCTCTTTCCAAAAAGCAAATTTCACAAGCCCTCAACTTTCTCGAAAAAAAAGAAATTAA
- a CDS encoding competence protein ComK yields the protein MKEDFYDNQHKEYYKNLRTTYYQFNKKIAPTDYTSLHSEKGDSHYYYETSFTRIPIKPLLITDTTLSTLLAMSFEHSHILLNENTYYIKDIRDVKDTIFNTIVFQLGTPPLKTKEHSRTIMNRYFSKRPLNYQTVQSIGKSLGFHHRCPFVSGYQIFVPEKGSSNDSTSWYGLHHALDAVEDKKGNSMQVYFRDGHELKLFISARSFNEQVERSAKLSFLQQNVIDELVGLLHFSHTPHFTDELNIVQRRVQSSTFLSVLSPIETLINYLTIYRANESLETILGEGNPYIDEIREDFSLSLKFKPTYFHD from the coding sequence ATGAAAGAAGATTTTTACGATAATCAACACAAAGAATATTACAAAAATTTAAGAACAACCTATTACCAATTTAATAAAAAAATAGCGCCAACTGATTATACATCTCTTCATAGCGAAAAAGGTGACTCGCATTACTATTATGAAACGTCATTTACTCGAATACCGATCAAGCCTTTGTTGATTACAGACACGACTCTTTCCACCTTGTTAGCCATGAGTTTTGAACACTCTCATATTTTGTTAAATGAAAATACCTATTACATAAAAGATATTCGTGATGTTAAAGACACTATATTTAATACCATTGTTTTCCAATTAGGAACTCCACCTTTAAAAACAAAGGAACATTCTCGTACCATTATGAACCGTTACTTCAGTAAACGTCCGTTAAATTACCAAACCGTTCAATCGATTGGTAAAAGTCTAGGGTTTCATCACCGCTGTCCATTTGTCTCAGGCTATCAAATATTTGTACCTGAGAAAGGCTCATCCAACGACTCTACCAGCTGGTACGGGCTCCATCATGCGCTCGATGCCGTGGAAGATAAAAAAGGAAATAGTATGCAAGTATATTTTCGAGACGGTCACGAATTGAAGCTTTTTATTTCAGCTCGTAGCTTTAACGAACAAGTAGAGAGATCCGCTAAACTTTCTTTTCTTCAGCAAAATGTGATTGATGAACTCGTTGGACTTTTGCACTTTTCCCACACACCTCATTTTACTGATGAGCTAAATATTGTGCAAAGACGTGTACAATCTTCTACTTTCCTATCCGTACTTTCTCCAATAGAAACACTCATCAATTATTTAACCATCTACCGTGCAAATGAATCGCTGGAAACGATTCTCGGAGAAGGGAACCCCTATATTGATGAGATTAGAGAAGATTTTTCTCTAAGTTTAAAATTTAAACCAACCTATTTTCATGACTAA